In the Malania oleifera isolate guangnan ecotype guangnan chromosome 1, ASM2987363v1, whole genome shotgun sequence genome, one interval contains:
- the LOC131158711 gene encoding pentatricopeptide repeat-containing protein At5g66500, mitochondrial-like — MFATRKTVVETAFCFVCPAKTSNKTRFSVRYGRHELHNVHTHCLLDETPHRYLYSFNSLLASYVRNDDASAAWSLFRHMLCTFPHLSAHTFTPILGACSALPDPRRGLQVHALMIKTGLDSDIAKTALMDMYSKYGHLDDSVRVFDDMSLKDVVSWNALLSSFLRHGLPKEALNAFEAMRKEGVEFSQFTLCSVLKACDFLKAFRQGKQVHGLVVVMSRDLVVLSTALIDFYSNIGLVEEAVKVFSYLKCRKDEVICNSLISGCVQNKKYDVAFSIMSKMTPNKIALTNGLAACSENSDLWVGKQIHNVAIRLGLVYDTQLCNALLDMYAKCGKILNARSVFDGVLRRDVVSWTSMIDAYGSHGHGLEAIYLFEKMGEEGSGVSPNPVTFLAVLSACRHSGLVEQGQECFVSVQHRYGMDPGPEHYACLIDILGRAGQIEDVWCVFDEMIKKSVMPTAVVWATLLNACRLSQDVSRGEFAAEHLLELEPHKTGNYVLLSNFYAAIERWDLVDKLRIIMRKKGLVKEVGSSWVTAAGCHEDDEVPSILSI, encoded by the coding sequence ATGTTTGCAACTAGAAAAACAGTTGTTGAAACTGCCTTCTGCTTTGTTTGCCCGGCCAAAACATCCAATAAAACTCGGTTTTCAGTCCGCTATGGCCGCCATGAACTGCATAATGTACACACCCACTGCCTATTAGACGAAACGCCCCACAGATATCTCTACTCCTTTAACTCGCTTCTCGCCTCGTATGTTCGCAACGACGATGCTTCTGCTGCATGGTCTCTCTTCCGTCACATGCTCTGTACGTTCCCTCATCTCAGTGCCCACACATTTACGCCCATTTTGGGCGCATGCTCAGCTTTGCCGGATCCCCGACGCGGCTTGCAAGTCCATGCTTTGATGATCAAAACGGGTTTGGACTCCGACATTGCTAAAACCGCCCTAATGGACATGTATTCCAAGTATGGCCACTTGGATGACTCGGTTCGCGTCTTCGACGACATGAGTTTGAAGGACGTGGTCTCTTGGAACGCTCTGCTTTCGAGCTTTCTCCGTCATGGCCTTCCTAAAGAGGCTCTCAATGCTTTTGAAGCAATGAGGAAGGAAGGAGTAGAGTTCAGCCAGTTCACATTGTGTTCTGTGCTCAAAGCTTGTGACTTTTTGAAGGCGTTTCGACAAGGGAAGCAGGTTCATGGTTTGGTGGTTGTAATGAGTCGTGATTTGGTGGTTCTGAGTACTGCTCTTATTGATTTTTACTCCAACATTGGGCTCGTTGAGGAAGCCGTGAAGGTGTTCTCTTATTTGAAATGCAGAAAGGACGAGGTAATATGCAATTCCTTGATTTCTGGGTGCGTTCAGAATAAAAAATATGATGTAGCATTTTCGATCATGAGTAAGATGACACCCAACAAGATTGCCCTTACTAATGGACTCGCCGCTTGCTCtgagaattcagatttgtgggtcGGGAAGCAGATACACAATGTGGCGATTCGTCTGGGTTTGGTATATGATACCCAATTGTGCAATGCTTTATTGGACATGTATGCTAAATGTGGGAAAATTTTGAATGCTCGTTCTGTGTTTGATGGAGTACTCCGCAGAGATGTTGTTTCATGGACAAGCATGATAGATGCATATGGAAGTCATGGACATGGGCTTGAAGCGATTTATCTCTTTGAGAAGATGGGCGAGGAGGGAAGTGGTGTCTCGCCAAATCCTGTCACATTTCTTGCTGTTTTATCTGCTTGTCGCCATTCAGGACTAGTAGAACAAGGCCAGGAATGCTTTGTTTCAGTTCAGCATAGATACGGTATGGATCCTGGTCCAGAACATTATGCCTGCTTAATTGATATATTAGGCCGCGCAGGTCAGATAGAAGATGTATGGTGTGTGTTTGATGAGATGATTAAGAAGAGTGTGATGCCCACAGCTGTAGTGTGGGCGACATTGTTGAATGCTTGTAGACTTAGCCAGGATGTCTCCAGGGGTGAGTTTGCAGCAGAGCATCTGCTTGAGTTAGAGCCACATAAGACTGGGAATTATGTGCTACTTTCAAATTTTTATGCAGCCATTGAAAGGTGGGATCTTGTGGACAAATTGAGAATTATAATGAGGAAGAAAGGCCTGGTTAAGGAAGTAGGGAGTAGCTGGGTCACTGCCGCAGGCTGTCATGAAGATGATGAAGTGCCATCTATCTTATCAATTTGA